The following coding sequences are from one Aeromicrobium duanguangcaii window:
- the ispF gene encoding 2-C-methyl-D-erythritol 2,4-cyclodiphosphate synthase: MSVPRVGIGTDVHQLVDGRPLWVAGLHWPDAPRGLEGHSDGDCVAHAMVDAVLTAAGLGDIGSRFGTADPRYAGASGLEFLRGTAELVRGAGLVVGNVSVQLIGNEPRLSGRRDEAVHVLSEAIGAPVSLSGTTTDGLGLTGRGEGIAAIAVALVV; this comes from the coding sequence GTGAGCGTTCCCCGGGTCGGCATCGGCACCGACGTCCACCAACTCGTCGACGGTCGTCCCCTGTGGGTCGCCGGCCTGCACTGGCCCGATGCTCCCCGCGGACTCGAGGGCCACTCCGACGGCGACTGCGTCGCCCACGCGATGGTCGACGCGGTGCTCACCGCCGCGGGGCTGGGCGACATCGGCAGCCGTTTCGGCACGGCCGACCCGCGCTACGCCGGCGCCTCCGGCCTGGAGTTCCTGCGCGGGACCGCCGAGCTGGTGCGCGGGGCCGGCTTGGTCGTGGGCAACGTCAGCGTCCAGCTGATCGGCAACGAGCCGCGTCTCTCGGGACGCCGGGACGAGGCCGTGCACGTGCTCTCCGAGGCCATCGGAGCCCCGGTGTCGCTCTCGGGCACCACGACCGACGGCCTGGGCCTGACCGGACGCGGCGAGGGCATCGCCGCGATCGCCGTCGCCCTCGTCGTCTGA